The Colletotrichum higginsianum IMI 349063 chromosome 2, whole genome shotgun sequence genome has a segment encoding these proteins:
- a CDS encoding Serine threonine-protein kinase ppk6: MSADLLDLDSFYQSPPPQQQQAGGQPQKSQHQRPQQVTASSTDLFDFASFASNRSTAAAAPAQQTQPWPNFETQQPSGASGTSNGGWGDFGSFSSGFTSSAATQQQKQQQQSKQAPQITDDDDGWGDFEVAEPTPTQRSFVMPPQTNKVRSSPPPRNRIARASTFDLMTNNLVNVVDMPHGSGLSPIPSPGLPSPNQQPAPSPGLSWQVPNRHPSPGVAWQAATSKSPASPGYSFQTTSVQPQSGPGFSSQVYGSQRKPSPQPAKQSDPNILFDAEEFELQSGHDEEEEEADDDDDEFGDFETVQTPFPGANMSPTLDPRPAQRQRPQTSQPPPSMDLLSLDDDPLPVVQPPSKKPQLSSLSLTAPVSPYPQAPKSPSFHERNPFPGLGLTTPTSADFKKEEKDGKPNSPTPITAWPSFGQTSPAKPPTATVKKSSTALSLQKAQEEEDWPDFEEFPDEEPSAIDSSRPPESWDWDAVDGVKPAVSTSLTTRKSGPKPGEEPEPAPEVSDDAPPPINIPPPSVLLSIFPQLLDLANSSLFKPTGQMAAPLKKRILSDPGTVTFLRAYLLLATVAARVITGRKLRWHRDKFLAQGMAISAAGAKGMKLAGVDKAQAAREERETADVVGVWREHVGRLRSAVAAANSTVKSPRDQLRVPEISETMPVSTAKVVPTAPKPCVICGLKREERVSKVDFDVEDSFGEWWVEHWGHRACKNFWVEHEKQLRQR; the protein is encoded by the coding sequence ATGAGCGCCGATCTCTTAGACCTCGACAGCTTCTACCAAAGCCCTCCGCCGCAACAACAGCAAGCGGGGGGGCAGCCGCAGAAAAGCCAGCATCAACGCCCACAGCAGGTcacggcatcgtcgacggaTCTCTTTGACTTTGCCTCTTTCGCCAGCAACAgatccacggcggcggcggcgccggcccagCAGACCCAACCATGGCCCAACTTTGAGACGCAACAACCAAGCGGTGCCAGCGGTACCAGCAACGGAGGATGGGGAGACTTCGGCTCGTTTTCGTCCGGCTTcacatcctcggcggccactcagcagcagaagcagcagcagcaatcTAAGCAGGCGCCACAGATTaccgacgacgatgatggatggGGCGActtcgaggtcgccgagccGACGCCGACTCAGCGCTCATTTGTCATGCCTCCGCAGACGAACAAGGTgaggtcatcgccgccaccgcggaACCGTATCGCGCGCGCCTCCACCTTTGATCTCATGACAAACaacctcgtcaacgtcgtGGACATGCCTCACGGCTCGGGCTTGTCGCCGATCCCGAGCCCGGGGCTCCCCTCGCCGAACCAGCAACCCGCCCCTAGTCCGGGACTGTCCTGGCAAGTGCCGAACCGCCATCCTAGCCCTGGGGTCGCATGGCAAGCGGCGACTTCCAAGTCACCGGCCAGCCCAGGGTATTCGTTCCAGACGACATCTGTGCAGCCGCAATCAGGCCCTGGATTCTCCAGTCAGGTATACGGGTCGCAGAGGAAGCCAAGCCCCCAACCGGCTAAGCAGTCGGACCCGAACATTCTCTTTGACGCGGAAGAGTTTGAGCTCCAGAGCGGAcacgacgaagaagaagaagaagcagatgatgatgatgatgagttTGGCGATTTTGAGACCGTACAGACCCCTTTTCCTGGCGCGAACATGAGCCCGACGCTGGATCCTAGACCGGCTCAACGGCAAAGACCGCAGACCTCGCAACCTCCACCGTCCATGGACCTGCTTTCTCTCGACGACGATCCTCTTCCGGTTGTCCAGCCTCCGTCAAAAAAGCCACAACTTTCCTCGTTGAGCCTCACTGCCCCCGTCTCACCATATCCCCAGGCCCCCAAGTCGCCGTCTTTCCATGAGCGCAATCCCTTTCCGGGCCTGGGTCTCACCACGCCGACCTCTGCGGATTTcaaaaaggaagagaaggacggcaagcCTAACTCTCCCACACCCATCACGGCTTGGCCGTCTTTCGGGCAAACATCACCCGCGAAGCCACCCACCGCCACGGTGAAAAAGTCGTCGACAGCCTTGAGCCTTCAAAAGGCacaggaggaggaagacTGGCCAGACTTTGAAGAATTCCCTGACGAGGAGCCCTCGGCCATTGACTCGTCCAGACCCCCGGAGAGCTGGGACTGGGACGctgtcgacggcgtcaagcCGGCAGTATCTACCTCACTCACCACCAGAAAGTCGGGCCCGAAACCCGGGGAAGAGCCAGAACCGGCACCCGAAGTCAGCGATGACGCCCCACCGCCCATCAacatcccccctccttccgtgctcctctccatcttcccgcagctcctcgacctggcAAACTCGTCCCTCTTCAAGCCCACGGGCCAGATGGCGGCACCCCTCAAGAAGCGCATCCTCTCAGACCCGGGAACCGTGACCTTCCTCCGTGCctacctcctcctcgccaccgtCGCGGCGCGCGTCATCACCGGCCGCAAGCTCCGCTGGCACCGTGATAAGTTCCTTGCCCAGGGCATGGCCATTTCGGCCGCTGGCGCCAAGGGCATGAAGCTCGCGGGCGTCGACAAGGCGCAGGCGGCGCGCGAGGAGCGTGAGACCGCCGACGTCGTGGGCGTGTGGAGAGAGCACGTCGGTCGGCTGCGGTCCGCTGTCGCGGCTGCGAACTCGACGGTCAAGTCGCCGCGCGATCAGCTCCGCGTGCCCGAGATCAGCGAGACGATGCCCGTGTCAACGGCCAAGGTCGTGCCGACGGCACCGAAGCCGTGCGTCATCTGCGGCCTGAAGCGCGAAGAGCGGGTGAGCAAGGTCGATTTCGATGTCGAGGATAGCTTCGGGGAATGGTGGGTCGAGCATTGGGGCCACAGGGCCTGCAAGAACTTTTGGGTCGAGCACGAGAAGCAGCTGCGGCAGAGGTGA
- a CDS encoding DEAD/DEAH box helicase, with protein MSSRTLASLCPRCQLTLRPQPFPRLRTSPWFTQNAAYRSAAKEKPSRMVLSDNVAKPRSRDARPPRRQVEGPFGGMNQTFARVPEGPRRAASRPTNSKAPSGRPSRGGESQSSSDPRKALKMQRSLAGVSYGKRNVLKDRMQEYDSFDQFDLIPAVKNAISEDLLRGMVDIKPTPVQRLAIPAMLGQTSAFKVRGEKRQDFLLAAETGSGKTLAYLLPAVNAMKIAEEANPDIQAYKKRFEEERAREKTSKSKKLSSFDEPHPTLARPRVIVLVPSAELVDQVGRVAKMLSHAVKFKSEKLSANISATAIQRNLYSPRGVDMVIATPHLLASIADSDPNVLSQVSHLIVDEADSLFDRSFAPVTTTIIDRAMPSLKQFILCSATIPKRLDNYLANNFPDMTRITTPNLHAIPRRVQLGVIDVVKDPYRNNKNLACADAIYTIGREASKHEGPIQGEIDVRRVMVFVNEREKTTEVAEYLQSKGIDAVALNRDTAENRQSEMLNSFTSAEPLRSIVSESLPEGKRSLPNTKVIVATDLASRGIDTLAVRHVILYDVPHTTIDFIHRLGRAGRMGRRGRGIVLVGKDDKRDVVSEVKESMFMGQALI; from the coding sequence ATGTCGTCGAGAACACTGGCATCGCTGTGCCCCAGATGCCAACTGACCTTACGGCCCCAACCATTCCCGCGACTGAGAACTTCGCCATGGTTCACGCAAAATGCCGCCTACCGTTCGGCGGCGAAAGAGAAGCCGTCGCGCATGGTTCTCTCTGACAACGTCGCGAAACCCCGAAGCAGAGATGCCCGCCCGCCGAGACGACAGGTCGAGGGGCCTTTTGGTGGCATGAACCAGACATTCGCCAGAGTCCCGGAAGGGCCCCGCCGTGCCGCTTCGCGGCCGACCAACTCGAAAGCGCCGTCAGGCAGACCTAGCAGAGGAGGCGAATCCCAGTCCTCGTCCGATCCGAGAAAGGCGCTCAAGATGCAACGGTCTCTGGCAGGTGTGTCGTACGGAAAGAGAAACGTCCTGAAAGACAGGATGCAGGAATACGATTCTTTTGACCAGTTCGACCTTATCCCTGCCGTCAAGAACGCCATCAGCGAAGATCTCCTGCGAGGGATGGTAGACATCAAGCCGACGCCCGTCCAGAGGCTTGCGATCCCGGCCATGCTGGGCCAGACCAGCGCGTTCAAGGTcagaggagagaagaggcAGGACTTTTTGCTCGCGGCCGAGACCGGTTCAGGCAAGACGTTGGCCTACCTGCTGCCCGCCGTCAATGCCATGAAGATTGCCGAGGAGGCAAACCCCGATATCCAGGCCTACAAGAAGCGcttcgaggaggagagggccAGGGAAAAGACATCCAAGTCGAAAAAATTATCCTCGTTTGACGAGCCGCACCCAACCTTGGCAAGACCTCGGGTCATTGTCCTGGTTCCTTCTgcggagctcgtcgaccaggTCGGCAGAGTGGCCAAGATGCTCTCCCATGCCGTCAAGTTCAAGTCGGAGAAGCTTTCTGCCAACATCAGCGCCACTGCGATCCAGCGGAACTTGTACTCGCcgcgcggcgtcgacatgGTCATCGCAACGCCTCACTTGCTCGCTTCAATCGCCGACTCCGACCCCAACGTGCTCTCTCAGGTCAGTCACCTgatcgtcgacgaggccgactcACTCTTCGACCGAAGCTTCGCACCCGTCACCACGACCATTATCGACagggcgatgccgtcgcTGAAGCAGTTCATTCTTTGTTCGGCGACCATCCCCAAGAGACTGGACAACTACCTGGCCAACAACTTCCCCGACATGACCCGCATCACGACGCCGAACCTTCACGCCATCCCCAGAAGAGTCCAGCTCGGTgtcatcgacgtcgtcaaggacccCTACCGCAACAACAAGAACCTGGCCTGTGCTGACGCCATCTACACCATTGGCCGCGAGGCGTCCAAGCATGAGGGCCCGATTCAGGGCGAGATCGACGTTCGCCGCGTCATGGTTTTCGTCAACGAGCgcgagaagacgacggaggTGGCTGAGTATCTCCAGTCCAAGGGCATCGACGCCGTTGCGCTGAACAGAGACACGGCCGAGAACCGCCAGTCCGAAATGCTTAACTCGTTTACGTCGGCGGAGCCCCTGCGCTCAATTGTGTCCGAGTCTCTCCCTGAGGGTAAGCGGTCGCTACCCAACACCAAGGTCATTGTCGCCACCGACCTGGCATCTAGGGGCATCGACACGTTGGCGGTGCGGCATGTCATTCTCTACGATGTCCCACATACCACCATCGACTTCATCCATCGTCTGGGAAGAGCTGGACGCATGGGACGTCGTGGAAGGGGTATCGTGCTTGTTGGAAAAGACGACAAGAGGGACGTTGTTTCCGAGGTCAAGGAGAGCATGTTCATGGGCCAAGCTCTTATTTAA